From Arachis hypogaea cultivar Tifrunner chromosome 3, arahy.Tifrunner.gnm2.J5K5, whole genome shotgun sequence:
agcttgttatatatatatatatatatatatatatatatatatatatatatatatatattttgatggatgtgatatattttttatgtaaataattttttaaaaaaatctaatagttaatctattactttttttattttagtccaaattaaatattttttattattttttgaaagaaatttttttgaagaatttaataatatgtgatgaagaacaccgaataaattatacaaaaatcaattaaaatacaacataaaaacatctttaaaaaaagacgttttatgcgtctttatctgagtgaccTCCTAATGGAATATGcgagttttttaattttgatatggggAAGGTGTTGGTGTTTTCCAACGTTATGGGGTTTGGGGTGTTTGACGGAGATGTGACGGCGTTGTTAAAGAAATCGGTGGCACCGATGGGGGGGGGAAGGAAATCGGTGGGACCGATTTCCGGGAGGGGGAGCTGCGcaaatcggtggcaccgattgGTGACCCCCTTGCCACACGTCGCGCATGCAGCTGGCTCCTGGGTGGCCTGTGACCCCTTATCTGTATTTCACCCACTCAACTGGATACCCCCTATCTCTTTCACTCTCCAACACTCTCTCTTTCACTCTCAACTTTCCTTTTCTGCTTACTCTCAACCCCACTATTTCACTATTGTTGGACCACCTTATCTCAggggaaaaattaaataaaaatgccaaaaaaaaggaaaaccaAGGAAGTAAATCAACCGAAGCTTCATATTGTTAATTATCTTGGAGATCCAaattatgtaaatttttattttttaataattttatttaataataataatagtgataattttagattttattaacaGTATATATTGTAATGACACTAagtagaaattagaaattaaacatgtatgtatgtattttattattaggtggttagaaatagaaataaaaataggaataaactttgtatgtatgtatgtatggagATGAATGTTTGTTTGTTTGTACCGGTGATGAAGATGAAGGCCTgggtttttttatgtatattatttaaaaaaaagaaaaaagaaatatttgaaaaaataatacatgaaagagaaaaaaagtaaGATCTGTACATATTAAATTGGAATAGGGAGATATTgatatattgttgttgttattatcagTATTagtaattgaatttaattaattattatgattaataataaaaattttattaattattttatttatgatcgttaattattatgattaataataaaattagtatatatactgtttgaataataataataataaaaaattagtatgtTGTTtggtttatataaataataataataataataataataataataataataataataaacaataataataataatagaaaaatgtatgctataataataataataataaattagtatgctgtttttttatatgaataataataataataacaataataataatactaattgataataataataataataataataaattagtatgctgtttttttatatgaataataataataataacaataataataatcataataatagaaaaattagtatgtatgctgtttgaataataataataataataataataataataataataataataagaaattagtatgctgtttttttatatgaataataataataataacaataataataataattaataataataataataatactataataataaaagattagTATGctgtttttttatatgaataataataataataactataataataataaaaataataatagagacTGATTTACTGTGTAAGGTTAATTAATTTCTGTTATAAGGTAATGCATATGATTGAAGAGTTTTTGTACAACAGATTTAATTAATATGTTTGAATTGCAATTATGCTGGGAATTAGTTTTAATGGACATGTTAAGCACAATTGTGTTTTTgaataatatagttatattatacttGTTCTTATACTGGAAAATGTGGTATTGTAGGCTTCAAGGATGTTGATGTGTGATCATTTACACCCGCCGGATCCATATAATCAAATTGTTGAGGCACAGTTACGCGAGACTGGATTTTATTATGTATCCCAAATTGGAGTTATTAAAGGCCAGTCAGCAATGATTAATGCTCTGATTGAGAGATGGCGGCCCGAGACTCATACTTTTCATTTTCCGGTTGGTGAGTGTGCCGTGACCTTGGAGGATGTGGCGGTAATTCTCGGTCTGCCAACAAATGGTCTTCCGGTTACAGGTCCGACCATGAGTAGCTTTGAGGCATTGAAAGCCGAGTGCTTGCACCAATTTGGAATTGCACCCAGCAAAAATGACTGTAGAGGGAGCTTTATAAAATTAACGTGGTTTAGGGGTGTGAGAGATCGTATAGTGTTGAATGATGATGTGCACATGCAGATGTATGTAAAGTGTCACATAATGTTGTTATTTGGGAAAATTCTGTTTGCAGATAAGTCGGGTGCAGGGGTGCACTGGAAATTTTTACCGTTGCTCCGCAACTTCGGTGGGATCATACAGTTTAGTTGGGGTTCGGCATGCCTGGCACACTTGTATAGATCATTGTGTAGGGCAACTCGTGTCGACTGCAAGGAGATGGACGGTCCACTGACACTGTTGGTCAGTTGGGCTTGGATCCGGCTACCATTTCTAGCGCCGATTCCTGGCAATCCCCGAGTGTTTCCAATTACAAATAGGTAATTTTGATTAAAGTATGCATTGAAAGAATTGATAGAAATTGTATTCTGTTTATGGTAAGATAAGTTAACAAATGGATTGTCCGTCTGCAGGTGGCATAACTGGGACCGTCAAAACTATGCCTACCGATATAAAACGCTTGCCCACTACAGGAGGTTGTTGGATGATCTAGAAGAAGGACAGGTATTGTGTAAAATACCACTAGCTTATGTAACTTCTTAAGTGAAGTAATTGTTGTGTAATCATCTGACTGGAAGATTTGTCCAGTTTGTTTGGCAGGCTTATGGCATTGGATACATCGACCCAGACGTAATTCCCTTAGCCATTCGTCATAATTCGGTGGTGTGGAGTGCCACAGTGCCACTTATATCTTTTGAATGCATCGAGTGGCATGCAACTGATAAAGTCAAGAGGCAATTTAGATTGACACAGGGTGTTCCTAGTGAAGTGCAGGATCTAGGTGCATCACATAGCGAAGTTCTAACTGGGCCTAAGAATCAAGATTGGGCCAATACCCACTCGCGTTGGGTGATGTAGTGGACCAATCGATATAGTCACATTCTATCTGAAGACTTGGAGCATTTACATTATCCGTTAGAAATTTACATGCATTGGTACCGAGAGGCATATGGTGACCACTTGCAATTGTCGAACCTTGTTTttgaagagaatccagaaggtcctccaccaccaccaccaccaccggcaCCAGAACCGGAACCGGAACCGGTGGCCGTAcctccaccaccaccgccaccggAACCGCCACATCAGGGGGTTGAGTATTTTTCACCATATGTTCCTTACACGCATCCGTCTGATTATTACTCAGCGTCAGTCCCGTCACACCAACAGTTTTGGGGTGGTCCACATTTTGAGTATGGAGAGCAACCTTCATTCAGTCAGCTGCTTGGTTTCATGGCATCAGGGTCGCACCAGTCACATTCAGGTAATTATATTGACATTCCCACCGACCATCAAGCACATTTGGGTGGTATTACTCCAGCTAGGAGGTCATTGGATTTGGGATGTCGGGGTCGCACTTCATCTGATAATTCTGGTGCCAGAATGTCTGTTGACTCAAGCAGAAGTAATGAAGCGGCGGGAGGGATCATACAAAGTGAAAATCCTAGACGTATTCTGATGACTCTGATTCATGAGAGTAATAAAGCAGTTCATCAGGATGAGGTTGAGGATGAGTCTGAGGATGAGGGTGATGACGCAGATGAGTCTGaggatgagggtgatgatgaggATGACGATCCTGCTGACGAGGATACAGCACCTAGTGCAGGTAAAACATAATGTTAGTAatgatttgtatttatatttgtatttgtatttatatttgtattCATGGTGAACttgtatttatatttgtatttgtattccACAATGAACTTGTATTTGTATTTGTTGTGTTTTCATAGGTACGGTCACAAGTGAAAAAGGTAAAGGTTACAACCTTAGAGCTGATCCTCCACGTCGGAGTGCAAATCGGTATACACCATCCGCCTTTAACAGGATTGCAAAGAAGTGCAGAAAGTTATACAAAGATATGAAGTGGGCACCGAGGAAGTGAAGTTGTAACTAGTTAATTATTGAGAATGTTAATTAGGTTCTTACTACTATTTAAGAAATAATGTGTACTATTTACTTATTGAGTATGTTAACTAGGTTGTTATTGTTGACTATGTTAATTTGGTTATTAGTATTTACTTATTGAGTATGTTAACTAGGTTGTTATTGTTGACTATGTTAATTTGGTTATTAGTATTTACTTATTGAGTATTTACTTATTGAGTATGTTACGTAGATTGTTATTACTTTTTGCCTATCGAATATGTTACTTACGTTGTTATGCCCATTCTCTATCGTGTATGTTAATCAGGTTTGAAATGAATATAAGCACTGGTTGGTCAATTCAAATGTCAATGTCGTACATAAATGTAAATCCAAACGAAATGTAAAAAAGGTAAATACTACTATTCGGCTGGACCTGCACTCGGTCCACCACTTTGATGACATCTACTGCGACTATGGCCCTCGGCACCGCATTGCTTGCATCGCCTCAGCCGACGCAACATACGAGTGTCCATGTCATTCAAGAAGCGGGTCATCTTCGGCCGGCCCTTGGCTACTCGTCTGAGGAACGGGTTTCCAACGAATCTAGGTCCATGATAAGCAGGCCACGTTGCCGGATTTTCCAGTGGTCGAAACCTAGCCCTGTATACTCTTCGAATTTGGTCCATCTTGTAAACGTCATTAACGTACACTTTCCAATCCAACCTCTGATTTGCACAACACGCAAACACGTGCTTACACGAAATTCGGTCAACCTGGAATTCACCACAGTCACACTGATAGTGGCGCAGGTCAACTGCATACTCAACCCCACTAGGCATCTCGCGAACTTCGAAGACTTCATTTTCTCTATCAAAACAGCTAACCTGTATGTTACCTGATACTCGTTGATTTGCATTCAGCTTGGTTGTCACCATCTTAGAGAATACAAGTCCAGCACTGATTCGGGCTTCAGCCTCAGCTCTTTTCCTAGTGAACAACTCATTCAGTCTGTAAAATGTCGCCTTAACAAGTGTAGTGACTGGGAGATTGCGTGCACCCTTTAAGACGGAGTTGATACATTCCACAAGATTGGTGGTCATATGACCCTATCAGTAACCACCATCAAATGCCAAAGCATACTGCTCACGAGGGATCCGATCAAGCCAATTGGTGTAAGCCTCACCCCGTTCCTTTAATCGTTCATAGCGCATCTGGTACTCCCTGGTCGTCCTCGAGTATCCTATGAAAAACATTCAGTCAACTATGAACACCATTATATTTGATCGTACTTACAATAAATTCAAAGTTCATTCTATACAAACTTACCAATGTTGACGATAAGCTTCTGCAGGTAAGGTGCTTTGAACTTCCTCAAGAAGTTAGACTCAATATGCCGGATACAAAACATATGGAAAGCTCTTGGAGGAGACCACGCCCCATTACTTCGTTCAATAGCTGACCTAATCGAATCGTGTCGATCGGAGATTAGTCCGACACCATCACGGGTCACCACATGTTGACGCAGGTTGCTCAGAAAAAAGTGccatgcatcagaagtctctccctccactatggcaaatgcaataggcacgATGTTGTTATTACCATCTTGTGAGACTGCAACCAATAAACAACCCTTGTATTTTCCATACAAATGAGTCCCGTCCACCTGCACCACTGGCTTGCAGTGTCTGAAGGCCCTTATAcaggggtaataactccagaagactcTATGTAAAACACGTATATCAGGAACCAAATCATCCCCCTGGTAAGCTGGCATTGTTTCAAAGTGAACCACTGCTGATGGCTCTTTGTggcacatggcctcaaaccatatcggCAAAGCTTCATACGATGCTTCCCAACTTCCGAAAATTGATTCGACCGCCTGCTGCTTTGCTAACCAAGCCTTGCGATAACTGATGGTGTAGTTAAACTTTGACTGGATATCAGCAATTACTGATTTCACCTTTATAGACGGGTCAACCTCTACCaacggctttattgcttctgcaactGTCTTGGAATCCAGCTTCGAATGGTCTTGAGAAATAGTAGACCTGGTACAAGTATGACTTccattgtacctccttatctCCCGACAGTACTTCTTCTGCATTTTGGTTACCCTGATCAACCAGTCACAACCATTCCCATATTCTATACATTTGGCATAGAATGTCGTCGGTTCCGACTCATATACCCGATAGTCCACACCTCTCcggatggtataatctttcattgCCTTGATTACTGCCTCCCTTGAGCTGAATTCCATCCCCACTATGAACTCACCATCCGCCACAACAGGAGGGGCTACATACATCAAAAGTAATAAATGCTTCATTATGTACTCAGTAAGAAGTCTTTCATTACAACTTAATTAATAAACATACTTTACTAGGTAAGATCGTTATAGTCTTATTTTTCGCTATTCCATCTACGTAAACAATAATTAAATATCATTCACAACAAAgaactattaattaataaaaaaatcaaacgctATGGTCACAAATGCCTGGTCACATATCACATACATTACTCATCTGAAATATCGATCTGCTACTTCAGAGATTCACGTAGCTACCTAGGTTTACGCACCTGGATTCATATATTGCGGAAACTCTGGTGCGTGCATAGCCCCCAAATCCAACGACCGCATGAAAGAAGGCTCTTGAAACGGATGCGggtttgctagtgcatttgcAACTTCCGCCACATCTGCGTTCATGGCGCCGCCAGTTGCTTCTTCGTCCTCACCTGGACCGACGATCTCAtagttactttcaaattcatcttcgctttcactattataatcttccaaTTCAATGTTACGGTCCGCTTCAGATTGCTCAAACTCAATATATAACTCGATGCACGACATTCGGTGGCGATTTTCCATGTACATTGAAAACATTTCCTGCATACTCGCTTCGTCCATCACATACTTGGTCTGAAATTGAACAAACCCACCAAACACAGGTAAAGGATACCTGTACAAAATACACGATATCCTCCTACATCTTTGAGTgcctatcttctcacaaatcacacctttcAACTCCTCAAATGACAATGTGAacggaataacaacatctaatgGATTTTCACACACAAATTGAACTCCCTCATATGTTTGTAATAAGATCTGTCCGTAATAATAAATCTTCAATACAACTCTATCATCCATAACACTATCTATTCTCAGCCTCACAGGAATTTCTTTTAcaaaaatgaaagagaagaatcagagaagagaagagaggagaagaggatgAACATTAGCGGACGAGGAAGAAATGGGGCTTCTGTAATACCACCATCCGCTTTTTGTGTTGACTAAGGGCAAATCGGACGGACCGACCACTGCACACCcaaatcggtgggtccgattgGTGCACCCcggattaaaataaaattccaacacccacaaatcggtggcaccgatttAATACCCATCAGCCTCCCCCTACCTCAAATCGGTGGCACCAATTTCACCTCTCACTCACACAAATTGGTGGTACCGATTTCGCCTACTTCAAATCGGTGCCTCCGATTTTTTCCCCCAAAATTCCAAGAAAGCAACGCCGTCATAACAGTGTAAATTACCCATAATCATCATATTCCAGCATAACTCACACCCTAATATCATATCTAAAAAAATCTGCCGGAATATGCCACCTTATGTTTTAGCGACACATGCATTACTCCAATATTTAACTCCCTTAGCTTGCGAGTGAAGCCACTGATAATTTAATAGTTTTACTTTGATTCCCAATTACCTAATACCActaataattaaagaaaatataaatggaGATCTCATCGGAGATTATTTAAGACATtaatagttgttgcattgcaacattaattaattaattacacatGGACATGGTAGAATCACCTTATATTTCATTACCTTTATAAATGATGATGGTAGCAAACTTGAATTAGAGAAGAAAGCAAAGGGAAAAATCAATCCAATGAAGATATAcatccttccctttctggcaccGGGTCATCAAATTCCCATCGTTCACGTGGCACAACTCCTTGCCTCACGTGGCCATCACGTGACCATCCTCACCACCCCTTCCAACACCCACCTCTTGGCGGAGGCGGACAACGTCAACATCCACACCCTCCCCTTCCCATCCGACCAAGTAGGCCTCCCTGTCGGCGTGGAAAACATCTCAGCCGCCACCGATAGCACCACGGCCAGCAAGATCTACACGGCGGCGCACCTCATCGGGCCGCAAGTGGAGTCCTTCATGCAGCAATCGCCACCGGACGTGTTCATCCCAGACACGACGTACACGTGGAGCAGAGCCGTGGCCAACCGCCTCGGTATCCCCAGACTGATCTTCAGCCCTCACCTCATCTTCTTCGTTGCCATAATGGAAGCCATTAGATCGCACCCCGAAATCCTCGTTGATTTCGATGACACTGCTCCTTACACCATCCCTGGCCTCCCTCAACCCATCACCCTCTCCGTGAAGCCTTCACCAAGCCACCGTCGACTGATGGAGTCCATGGTTGACGCCGAAAGGGACAGCCTCGGAGTGATCGTGATGAGCTTCAAGGAGCTCGACGGCGATTACGCCCAATACTACGAGAAAATCACTGGTGGGAAAGTGTGGCATCTTGGCCCCACTTTCCTCATGGTGCAGAAAACATTACCACTTCAGCAGCCAAGTAGCGACGCTGGTGAAGGTGAAAACGAGTGCTTGAGATGGCTTTCTTCCAAGAAGGAGGGTTCCGTGGTTTACGCTTGCTTTGGCAGCTTGATTCGTCTCGCGGACAAGCAGCTTTTCCAGATAGCGGCGGGCCTCGAGGCTTCGGGGCATCAGTTTGTTTGGGTGGTGCGTAGGAACAAGAGCAACAAAGAGAAGTGGTTACCGGATGGGTTTGAAGAGAGGATGAAGAAGGAGGAGAGAGGGTTGCTCATAACAGGGTGGGCGCCGCAGTCGTTGATCTTGAAGCATGCTGCTATCGGATGCTTTTTGACGCACAGCGGGTCCAGCTCTGTGATAGAAGCGGCGAGTGCGGGGGTGGTGACCGTAACGATGCCGGGATGTGGGGATCACTTCTTCAACGAGAAACTGATGACTGAGGTGCATGGGTTCGGGGTGGAGGTGGGTGGAGCTGAGTGGAGCTTATCGCCGTTCAATGAGAAGAAGAGAGTGGTGAGTGCAGACATGATAGAGAAGGCGGTGAGGAAGGTGATGGACGGTGGAGAAGAGGCGGAGAGGATGAAGAAGAAGGCAAAGGAGATGCAAGAGAAGGCTTGCAGAGCGGTTGAAGAAGGTGGGTCCTCTCAGCAGAGTCTCTCGGAAATGATTCATCAACTCGAGCAGGTGGTGGTCTCCACTTTTGCTACAACCACTTTCTAAACTTCAAGCGGTGCAATAgatgaaattttatttaaatcacttaaattatttaatcttttttaattattaattttattaaagttaactgtatctaaatttttatttttttaagtggaGAATAAAATGTACTTAGATTTTCATCTTTTAAGTGAGAAATAAAATTCTAACTCAACATTTTTAagtgagaataaaaaaattatatcatttaaaatATAACTCATAAAttttagactttatttttttttttgtctttttttgtcAATTGAATCAAGTATTCAACTATTATTATTCAACTATTATTGAtgttgtatttatttttaaatattaattaactgttttactaaaattattgctttattctaatattttaaaaaataaatgtttttAGTTCTTATGGTTATATTCTATTTTTAGACCCACCTTTAAACTTTTCAGATAATTTACTCCAAACAATAATAAAGTAAATTCGGGTGGTGATATTTGAGTGAAATTCTCAAATCTGccctaacaaataaaaattagaaaaaaaaataaataggttaCTGAGCTTTTGTCCcacaaatatttttgtttttgatcattaaaaaatatttttaaatttctgatattcacaaaatttggacggatcaatCCTTTCGTTCAAATACTTCCGTCAGACCCAACGAAAAAGTCTAACGTGACTCCTAtaatgcttgtcacgcgtacgcgtgggtcacgcatacgcatcgccataattttaaattctttattttttcatgaattttcacttttgcatgttttttttccatttctttcaagtcattcttgctttcaaaactttaaatcactcaaacaaacatatcaagacatcaaaTGGGAGAAAA
This genomic window contains:
- the LOC112791616 gene encoding uncharacterized protein; protein product: MHWYREAYGDHLQLSNLVFEENPEGPPPPPPPPAPEPEPEPVAVPPPPPPPEPPHQGVEYFSPYVPYTHPSDYYSASVPSHQQFWGGPHFEYGEQPSFSQLLGFMASGSHQSHSGNYIDIPTDHQAHLGGITPARRSLDLGCRGRTSSDNSGARMSVDSSRSNEAAGGIIQSENPRRILMTLIHESNKAVHQDEVEDESEDEGDDADESEDEGDDEDDDPADEDTAPSAGTVTSEKGKGYNLRADPPRRSANRYTPSAFNRIAKKCRKLYKDMKWAPRK
- the LOC140183609 gene encoding serine/threonine-protein phosphatase 7 long form homolog, producing the protein MLMCDHLHPPDPYNQIVEAQLRETGFYYVSQIGVIKGQSAMINALIERWRPETHTFHFPVGECAVTLEDVAVILGLPTNGLPVTGPTMSSFEALKAECLHQFGIAPSKNDCRGSFIKLTWFRGVRDRIVLNDDVHMQMYVKCHIMLLFGKILFADKSGAGVHWKFLPLLRNFGGIIQFSWGSACLAHLYRSLCRATRVDCKEMDGPLTLLVSWAWIRLPFLAPIPGNPRVFPITNR
- the LOC114927488 gene encoding uncharacterized protein, with product MTTNLVECINSVLKGARNLPVTTLVKATFYRLNELFTRKRAEAEARISAGLVFSKMVTTKLNANQRVSGNIQVSCFDRENEVFEVREMPSGVEYAVDLRHYQCDCGEFQVDRISCKHVFACCANQRLDWKVYVNDVYKMDQIRRVYRARFRPLENPATWPAYHGPRFVGNPFLRRVAKGRPKMTRFLNDMDTRMLRRLRRCKQCGAEGHSRSRCHQSGGPSAGPAE
- the LOC112791615 gene encoding UDP-glucose flavonoid 3-O-glucosyltransferase 7; translation: MKIYILPFLAPGHQIPIVHVAQLLASRGHHVTILTTPSNTHLLAEADNVNIHTLPFPSDQVGLPVGVENISAATDSTTASKIYTAAHLIGPQVESFMQQSPPDVFIPDTTYTWSRAVANRLGIPRLIFSPHLIFFVAIMEAIRSHPEILVDFDDTAPYTIPGLPQPITLSVKPSPSHRRLMESMVDAERDSLGVIVMSFKELDGDYAQYYEKITGGKVWHLGPTFLMVQKTLPLQQPSSDAGEGENECLRWLSSKKEGSVVYACFGSLIRLADKQLFQIAAGLEASGHQFVWVVRRNKSNKEKWLPDGFEERMKKEERGLLITGWAPQSLILKHAAIGCFLTHSGSSSVIEAASAGVVTVTMPGCGDHFFNEKLMTEVHGFGVEVGGAEWSLSPFNEKKRVVSADMIEKAVRKVMDGGEEAERMKKKAKEMQEKACRAVEEGGSSQQSLSEMIHQLEQVVVSTFATTTF
- the LOC112791614 gene encoding uncharacterized protein, which produces MDDRVVLKIYYYGQILLQTYEGVQFVCENPLDVVIPFTLSFEELKGVICEKIGTQRCRRISCILYRYPLPVFGGFVQFQTKYVMDEASMQEMFSMYMENRHRMSCIELYIEFEQSEADRNIELEDYNSESEDEFESNYEIVGPGEDEEATGGAMNADVAEVANALANPHPFQEPSFMRSLDLGAMHAPEFPQYMNPAPPVVADGEFIVGMEFSSREAVIKAMKDYTIRRGVDYRVYESEPTTFYAKCIEYGNGCDWLIRVTKMQKKYCREIRRYNGSHTCTRSTISQDHSKLDSKTVAEAIKPLVEVDPSIKVKSVIADIQSKFNYTISYRKAWLAKQQAVESIFGSWEASYEALPIWFEAMCHKEPSAVVHFETMPAYQGDDLVPDIRVLHRVFWSYYPCIRAFRHCKPVVQVDGTHLYGKYKGCLLVAVSQDGNNNIVPIAFAIVEGETSDAWHFFLSNLRQHVVTRDGVGLISDRHDSIRSAIERSNGAWSPPRAFHMFCIRHIESNFLRKFKAPYLQKLIVNIGYSRTTREYQMRYERLKERGEAYTNWLDRIPREQYALAFDGGY